The following proteins are encoded in a genomic region of Halomicroarcula saliterrae:
- a CDS encoding NADH-ubiquinone oxidoreductase-F iron-sulfur binding region domain-containing protein translates to MTSTISAAGTTIRIADTGPTPDLLAVAGDADARVVEVGPTGVPALEPLVTVTAGGETAFHADCSTQELETIVESAADGSAVRAGDPDALADHEPERAGMPPVDLPGLDVGSRHVLRGAGWRNPTDPADHDAAGGFDMSDATAVRDTAAIITGRGWGDLCQDEPLAATWETAQDADGDPLVVVNAHGNPTDALLLATAPFEVLDGATAAARAVGADSVIVYASSADDRAAETMRAAAGNHPDTAVAVDIVTGPAAHRAGEPTMALEAIEGNHRLEARVRPPGPESVGLHGQPTLVHTARTLAQLAVALRDGDETDTRLVTVEGDVAAPATVELPESATLSSAVDAVTVDGAFKAACVGGRFGGLTANLDIGVDPSSLTAADLGTEGTVQVLAEERCVLEFVGKRTQFAADENCGRCVPCREGTTQLAGLLRDIYDGTYAPSDIEELVRVMDGSSICAFGVEAGRPARTAIAEFESELRAHADGHCPANSCPAPAEVT, encoded by the coding sequence ATGACATCCACAATCTCAGCGGCGGGAACGACGATACGGATCGCCGATACGGGGCCGACTCCGGACCTACTGGCTGTCGCGGGTGACGCTGACGCGCGCGTCGTGGAGGTCGGCCCGACGGGCGTCCCGGCGCTCGAACCGCTCGTCACCGTGACCGCGGGCGGCGAGACGGCGTTCCACGCCGACTGTTCGACACAGGAGTTAGAGACGATCGTCGAGAGCGCGGCCGACGGGTCGGCCGTTCGAGCCGGGGACCCCGACGCCCTCGCCGACCACGAGCCGGAGCGGGCGGGGATGCCGCCGGTGGACCTGCCGGGCCTCGACGTCGGCAGCCGTCACGTCCTGCGCGGCGCCGGGTGGCGCAACCCCACTGACCCCGCCGACCACGATGCCGCGGGCGGGTTCGATATGTCCGACGCGACCGCGGTGCGTGACACCGCGGCCATCATCACGGGTCGGGGCTGGGGCGACCTCTGCCAGGACGAACCGCTCGCGGCGACCTGGGAGACGGCACAGGACGCCGACGGCGACCCGCTCGTCGTCGTCAACGCACACGGGAACCCGACGGACGCGCTCCTGCTGGCTACCGCGCCGTTCGAGGTTCTCGACGGTGCGACCGCCGCTGCGCGGGCCGTCGGTGCCGACAGCGTCATCGTTTACGCCTCGTCGGCGGACGACCGAGCCGCCGAGACGATGCGAGCGGCTGCCGGGAACCACCCGGACACAGCGGTCGCGGTCGACATCGTCACCGGGCCGGCGGCCCACCGGGCCGGCGAGCCGACGATGGCGCTGGAGGCCATCGAGGGGAACCACCGGCTGGAGGCCCGCGTCCGCCCACCGGGCCCGGAGTCGGTCGGGCTACACGGCCAGCCCACGCTCGTGCACACGGCCCGAACACTCGCCCAGCTCGCGGTCGCGCTCCGCGACGGCGACGAGACCGACACCCGGCTGGTGACCGTCGAGGGGGACGTGGCCGCGCCCGCCACGGTCGAGCTGCCGGAGTCCGCCACGCTGTCGAGCGCCGTCGACGCTGTCACCGTCGACGGTGCGTTCAAAGCCGCCTGCGTCGGCGGCCGCTTTGGCGGCCTCACGGCGAACCTGGACATCGGCGTCGACCCGTCGTCACTGACGGCGGCCGACCTCGGTACCGAGGGGACGGTCCAGGTACTCGCCGAGGAGCGCTGTGTCCTGGAGTTCGTCGGCAAACGAACCCAGTTCGCCGCCGACGAGAACTGCGGCCGCTGTGTCCCCTGTCGAGAAGGGACGACACAGCTGGCCGGCCTCCTCCGGGATATTTACGACGGCACGTACGCGCCGAGCGACATCGAAGAACTGGTCCGGGTGATGGACGGGTCGAGCATCTGCGCGTTCGGCGTCGAAGCCGGTCGCCCGGCCCGGACGGCCATCGCGGAGTTCGAATCGGAGCTACGGGCCCACGCCGACGGGCACTGCCCAGCGAACAGCTGCCCCGCGCCAGCAGAGGTGACATGA
- a CDS encoding 2Fe-2S iron-sulfur cluster-binding protein: MSSDHTHDEAPPLTEEIAPGTAADPAVGGPDRATVTVDGTSVTVEPGATLLDAVEAVETDDYVPALCSYDRQEIGPRSECRTCMVETDADGIVPACSHPAEDGATVSTDAEAAAEARDVNLDLVLSNHNLRCTTCGKNGRCELQDAAIEQEVEEPRYGVLDDRDEYEPIDDTSSFIQIDRNKCILCNRCVEACNDVQVEGVLRMEGSGQDTRIGFQSDAETMEDSTCVSCGHCATVCPTGSLVENGIEDATTIPLPGFTQKNSIGKAIESSGKSKGPMTPKKRATEHESDPATNGSAPNTPTIADRASDDESNAEDATDDWAGFDGGEWP, translated from the coding sequence ATGAGTTCAGACCACACACACGATGAGGCACCGCCGTTGACCGAGGAGATCGCACCGGGCACTGCAGCCGACCCCGCGGTCGGCGGCCCCGACCGGGCGACCGTGACCGTCGACGGGACGAGCGTCACGGTCGAGCCGGGGGCGACCCTGCTCGACGCCGTCGAGGCCGTCGAGACCGACGATTACGTCCCGGCGCTGTGTAGTTACGACAGACAGGAGATCGGCCCGCGCAGCGAGTGTCGCACCTGTATGGTCGAGACCGACGCCGACGGCATCGTCCCGGCCTGCAGCCACCCGGCCGAAGACGGGGCGACCGTCAGTACGGACGCCGAGGCGGCCGCCGAGGCCCGCGACGTGAACCTCGACCTGGTGCTCTCGAACCACAACCTCAGGTGTACGACCTGCGGGAAGAACGGCCGCTGCGAACTGCAGGACGCCGCCATCGAACAGGAAGTCGAGGAGCCCCGCTACGGCGTCCTCGACGACCGCGACGAGTACGAACCCATCGACGACACCTCGTCGTTCATCCAGATCGACCGCAACAAGTGCATTCTCTGTAACCGCTGTGTCGAGGCCTGCAACGACGTGCAGGTCGAGGGCGTCCTCCGGATGGAGGGGTCGGGACAGGACACCCGTATCGGGTTCCAGAGCGACGCCGAGACGATGGAGGACTCGACGTGTGTCTCCTGTGGGCACTGCGCGACAGTCTGTCCGACCGGCTCGCTCGTCGAGAATGGCATCGAGGACGCGACGACCATCCCGCTTCCGGGCTTTACCCAGAAGAACAGCATCGGCAAAGCAATCGAGAGCAGCGGGAAGTCGAAGGGGCCGATGACGCCGAAGAAACGCGCCACGGAGCACGAGAGCGACCCAGCCACGAACGGGTCGGCACCGAACACGCCGACCATCGCCGACCGCGCGAGCGACGACGAGTCGAACGCGGAGGACGCAACAGACGACTGGGCGGGGTTCGACGGAGGTGAGTGGCCGTGA
- a CDS encoding molybdopterin oxidoreductase family protein, which yields MQRAKQQAMENVEHVAEGVAADALSEGKLFEIAQSIGDKRLEELNVADTTCGYCAVGCRFDLYSDGEEILAARPTDEEDAPVNGISTCVKGKFGYDFINSDDRLTTPLVRDEHGEFREATWDEALTRVVEGLGGIRDEHGGEALSLIASSKATNEENYLMGKFARQVLGTNSVDNCNRLCHSSTVAGLAQTYGYGAASISTEDLELADCILLTGSNTTEAHPVLATRIKQNVRDGADLLVFDPREIQIAEYADQYSQIKPGYDAVWINGITRYIINNELYDEAFVRERVTGYEPEAAPDHEAADDREERVEKRETGFEAVREAVQEFTPERVEEVTGVPHEEIVSAAETIAEADACVFGWTLGLTEHSHGTENVLAMANLAAITGNLGKPGAGVSPFRGQNNVQGGGGDMGPLPDNFPGYQDIADDDVRAKFEEAWDCDISPEYGYYTTQMFLAADEGDIKGMYIIGENAALSEPGVNHAEAVLEDLDFLVVQDLFVNETAQYADVVLPACSFVEKTGTFTNTDRTVQMVNKVMEPKGDSRTDWEILQALANRMGRDWDYADTAEVMREVNSVTPLYGGITHERIKEHGGLQWPCPDEDHPGTERLYTETFNTDNGKANLQGVGYSEPAEIPDKEYPFSLTTGRVLYQYHTGTMTHREEGMMKYTPSDFVEIHPETADSLGVESGDLVALESRRGEIVVPSQVTDRVGPDNVFVPIHFAESAVNRLTDEEHLDPAAATPEYKVSAVQLRAAGPEAEPTMATAETPMGDD from the coding sequence ATGCAGCGGGCCAAACAGCAGGCCATGGAGAACGTCGAACACGTCGCCGAGGGGGTCGCCGCAGACGCGCTCTCGGAGGGCAAGCTGTTCGAGATCGCCCAGTCCATCGGCGACAAGCGACTCGAAGAGCTGAACGTCGCGGACACGACGTGTGGCTACTGCGCCGTGGGCTGCCGGTTCGACCTCTACTCCGACGGCGAGGAGATACTCGCCGCCAGACCGACCGACGAGGAGGACGCCCCGGTCAACGGCATCTCCACCTGCGTGAAAGGGAAGTTCGGCTACGATTTCATCAACTCCGACGACCGGCTGACGACGCCGCTGGTGCGCGACGAGCACGGCGAGTTCCGCGAGGCGACGTGGGACGAGGCCCTCACACGGGTTGTCGAGGGGCTGGGCGGTATCAGGGACGAACACGGCGGCGAAGCGCTGTCGCTCATCGCCTCCTCGAAGGCGACCAACGAGGAGAACTACCTGATGGGCAAGTTCGCCCGGCAGGTACTGGGGACCAACAGCGTCGACAACTGCAACCGCCTCTGTCACTCCTCGACGGTCGCGGGACTGGCACAGACGTACGGCTACGGGGCCGCCTCCATCAGCACGGAGGACCTCGAACTCGCGGACTGCATCCTCCTGACCGGGTCGAACACCACGGAGGCCCACCCCGTGCTGGCGACGCGCATCAAGCAGAACGTCCGCGACGGCGCGGACCTGCTGGTGTTCGACCCCCGCGAGATACAGATCGCCGAGTACGCCGACCAGTACAGCCAGATCAAACCGGGCTACGACGCCGTCTGGATAAACGGCATCACCCGATACATCATCAACAACGAGCTCTACGACGAGGCGTTCGTCCGGGAGCGGGTGACCGGCTACGAACCCGAGGCGGCGCCCGACCACGAAGCCGCGGACGACCGCGAAGAGCGCGTCGAGAAGCGCGAGACCGGGTTCGAAGCGGTGCGGGAGGCCGTCCAGGAGTTCACGCCCGAACGCGTCGAGGAGGTCACGGGCGTCCCGCACGAGGAGATCGTCTCGGCCGCCGAGACCATCGCCGAGGCCGACGCCTGCGTGTTCGGCTGGACCCTCGGGCTCACGGAACACTCCCACGGGACGGAGAACGTCCTCGCGATGGCGAACCTCGCCGCGATCACCGGCAACCTCGGCAAGCCCGGCGCGGGCGTCTCCCCGTTCCGGGGCCAGAACAACGTCCAGGGCGGCGGCGGCGATATGGGACCGCTCCCGGACAACTTCCCGGGCTATCAGGACATCGCGGACGACGACGTCCGCGCGAAGTTCGAGGAGGCGTGGGACTGTGACATCTCCCCGGAGTACGGCTACTACACGACACAGATGTTCCTCGCCGCGGACGAGGGCGACATCAAGGGGATGTACATCATCGGCGAGAACGCCGCCCTCTCCGAACCCGGCGTCAACCACGCCGAGGCCGTCCTCGAAGACCTCGATTTCCTCGTCGTGCAGGACCTGTTCGTCAACGAGACGGCCCAGTACGCCGACGTAGTGCTGCCCGCGTGTTCGTTCGTCGAGAAGACCGGGACCTTCACCAACACCGACCGCACGGTCCAGATGGTCAACAAGGTGATGGAACCGAAGGGCGATTCCCGCACTGACTGGGAGATACTCCAGGCCCTCGCCAACCGAATGGGGCGGGACTGGGACTACGCAGACACGGCCGAGGTTATGCGGGAGGTGAACTCAGTGACACCGCTGTACGGCGGCATCACTCACGAACGCATCAAAGAGCACGGCGGCCTCCAGTGGCCCTGCCCCGACGAGGACCACCCGGGGACCGAGCGCCTCTACACCGAGACGTTCAACACCGACAACGGCAAGGCCAACCTCCAGGGCGTCGGCTACAGCGAACCGGCGGAGATCCCCGACAAGGAGTACCCGTTCTCGCTCACGACCGGGCGGGTGCTCTACCAGTACCACACGGGTACGATGACCCACCGCGAGGAGGGCATGATGAAGTACACGCCGAGCGACTTCGTCGAGATACACCCGGAGACCGCCGATTCCCTCGGTGTCGAGAGCGGTGATCTCGTGGCGCTCGAATCGCGGCGGGGCGAAATCGTCGTCCCGTCGCAGGTGACCGACCGGGTCGGCCCCGACAACGTCTTCGTCCCCATCCACTTCGCCGAGAGCGCGGTCAACAGGCTCACCGACGAGGAACACCTCGACCCGGCCGCCGCGACGCCGGAGTACAAGGTGTCCGCCGTCCAGTTGCGGGCCGCCGGGCCGGAGGCCGAACCGACGATGGCGACTGCGGAGACGCCCATGGGGGACGACTGA
- a CDS encoding DUF1641 domain-containing protein, producing the protein MAKRQQSYPTSATHGEREDATDHEGRAALEEALSERGDELAALVRSSDELDDALTTAILVAASADDDEVQHVTDSASNLVEAADGLSTDGAASLAAELGENADDLSDSLETVVELQREGHVDDFATVATALTDSLSPEEIEELVTMLEEGGGDIVDALDVVLDLQRNGDLEALVDTAQTLSALDLDPDAVEGMNELVGAVGQAQRESEPRGLLGTVSALQSADVRAGLGYLVSVLQALGRSARHR; encoded by the coding sequence ATGGCGAAACGACAGCAGTCCTATCCGACGTCGGCGACCCACGGAGAGCGGGAAGACGCCACCGACCACGAGGGGCGGGCCGCCCTCGAAGAGGCGCTCTCCGAGCGCGGGGACGAACTCGCGGCGCTCGTCCGGAGCAGCGACGAACTGGACGACGCGCTCACGACGGCGATTCTCGTCGCCGCCAGCGCCGACGACGACGAGGTCCAGCACGTCACGGACTCGGCGTCGAACCTCGTCGAGGCCGCGGACGGCCTCTCGACGGACGGGGCGGCGTCGCTGGCGGCCGAACTGGGCGAGAACGCCGACGACCTCTCGGACTCGCTGGAGACGGTCGTCGAACTCCAGCGCGAGGGCCACGTCGACGACTTCGCGACGGTCGCGACGGCGCTTACGGACTCGCTCTCACCAGAGGAAATCGAAGAGCTGGTGACGATGCTCGAGGAGGGCGGCGGCGACATCGTCGACGCGCTGGACGTGGTGCTCGACCTCCAGCGGAACGGCGACCTCGAAGCGCTCGTCGACACGGCACAGACCCTCTCGGCGCTCGATCTGGACCCCGACGCCGTCGAGGGCATGAACGAGCTCGTCGGCGCCGTCGGACAGGCCCAGCGGGAGAGCGAGCCGAGGGGGCTGCTCGGAACCGTCTCGGCGCTCCAGTCGGCCGACGTGCGAGCCGGGCTGGGGTACCTCGTCAGCGTGCTCCAGGCGCTGGGACGAAGCGCGAGGCACCGATAG